CGGCAAGCTCTATGGCTTCGGGCAGGCGCTGCTCGCGATCTTCCGGACGCCGTTCTCCAACCTGGTGAACATGGTGGCCACCTTCCGCGCCGCGAATCAGTACTTCGCGTCACGCCGCGCCGGCATTCCCATGAGCTGGGACAAGACCGAGCATTCGTTGCCGCCTCAGGTGGGCGCCCAGATGCGTCTGGGTGAACGGCTCATCGAGGAGAAGAAGCTCACTACGCAGCAGCTGGTGCTCGCTCTCAAGGAACAGCGTGAGAAGGGCGGTCAGCTGGGGGCCATTCTGGTCAAGCAGGGGGCCGTCTCGCGCGATGATGTGGAGACGATCGTGAGGAGTACCGGCGCATGAGCCGCCCCCAATGGTTGACGCCACTACGGGGCGTGCCGGTCGTGCCGGGCACACCAAGCGTGGCCGTGGTGGTGGGCACCCGTCCGGAAGTCATCAAGATGGCGCCAGTGGTGCGTGCCTTGCGGAGCGCCGAGAGCCGCGTGGCGTGTACCGTGGTGAGTACCGGACAGCATCGCGACCTGCTGGCCCGTGCCTTTCACGATGTGGGGATGGCGCCCGACATCGAGCTGGGGTTGATGACCGACAACCAGTCGCCCAGCGGTTTCGTGGCGCGGTGCATCGCCGCGCTCGACGAGGTTCTTGCGCAGTGCGGGCCCCAGGCAGTGCTGGTGCAGGGCGATACGAGCAGCGCCTGTGCGGGCGCGATGGCGGCCACCTGGCGCGCGATCCCCGTGGGGCACGTGGAAGCCGGATTGCGTTCCTTCAACTTCCAGGAACCGTTCCCTGAGGAGTTTCATCGGCGGGTGGTGGGGGTGGCGGCCCAATGGCACTTTGCGCCAACGCCGGAAAGCCGCGACAACCTGTTGCGCGAGGGAGTGCCGGTGCATCGCATCTTCGTGACGGGCAATACGATCGTGGATGCGGTCCGGCAGATGGACGTGTCGCGTGCGTTCGAGAACCCAGCGATCGATCGAATTCCCCCGGGGCGTCTGGCGCTGGTCACGGCCCACCGGCGCGAGAACCAGGGGGAGTCGATGCGCGACATTGCGCGCGCGGTGAAACGGCTCGTCGCGGCGGTGGCGGACCTGCAGGTTGTGCTGCCGTTGCATCCGAATCCAAACGTGCGTGGTCTCCTCGAGCAGGAACTCGTGGGGGTGGAGCGCGTGCACCTGCTGGAGCCGCTGAGCTACCCCGACCTGCTCAAGGTGCTGTGCGCCAGCACGATCATTCTGTCCGACAGTGGTGGCCTGCAGGAGGAAGCGCCGAGCGTGGGGCGCCCCATCCTCATCCTGCGGGACCGTACCGAGCGGCCGGAGGTGGTGCAGGTGGGGGCGGGCATTCTGGTGGGCACAGACCCCGATCTGATCGTGAAGGAGGCGCTGGCCATTCTGTGCGATCCCGTGGTGTACGAGCGCATGGTGACGGTGCCCAACCCCTTCGGCGATGGTCGGGCGTCGTGGCGGATCGCGGAGATTCTCGCCAGCTCCTTGGTGGACGAGGTGGAGTCGCCGTCGATATCGATGGTGTTGTAGCGCTGGTGCTGTAGCGCTGGTGCTGTAGCGCTGGTGCCATGATCCGGGTGGTGGCCCGGTTCCCGTCGCTGTTGCATGAATGCAGCACCCTGTTGCATTATGTCGGTGTCATGTGCCACACAACCTGATTCCTCTGTCCGTGCGGGGGCTCTTGCGCCCCGCGCAGGCCGTGTCGCTCCCATAGGCGCACTGAGCCGTTGGCACGGCTTGTGCTGGTGAGAGTGGCAGCAGCAGGGATCACAACTACCCGGAACCGACAATGCTTTCCCCCGTCGCTCGCGCCGCCCTGACCGTAGCCCTGGTTGGAAGTTCCGCGTCCCTTGCTGGTGCGCAGACCTTTGCGGATCTGGCGTACAACAGCCCGACCAACCCGAGTTTCCCGACGCAGTGGAACTCCCACCTCTGCCAGTGGGGGGGACAGGCGATCGGGCCGAACTACGCGGGATCGACCTGGACCGGTTTTGCGGCGCTCGACCTCCGCGACTATCTCTTCTCCGGGGGGCAGAGCACGCAGGGGCGCTGCTTCGTGAACGGTCGGAGCTCGGCGACGGGCTTCTATCAGGGCGTTTCGTCGGCCGAGTCGCTCACGGGGTATCAGCAGCAGTATGCGGCCTACAACCCCAGCGCCACGAATGTGGTAGCGGTCGGGTCCGGCACGGCCTCGATTCAGCGGTCGACGGCGTTCACCCTCGAGTCGATGCTGGTGGGCGCCGGGTGGGGCAACGTGTCCAATCTGAACATCACCGGCTGGCGGAGTGGCACACAGGTGTGGTTCCGCGATTTCAGCTTTCTGGGGACCGGCGGCATGACGCAGGCGTTCGGTATGGCGGGGCTGATCGATGAGATCCGCTTCGCGGCCACCTACGATGCCGGCGCCTTTGCCGATCCGTACGATTCGGTGAACGAGCAGCTCGGCTACGGTATCGCCAATCCCACCCCGTACCGGACGTACTTCATCGACAATGTCGCGGTGGCGGTGCCGGAGCCGGCGTCGCTGGCGCTGGTGGCGGTCGGTCTGGCAGGATTGGCGGGCGTGGCGCGCCGTCGCCGGGTCCGCTGAGCGGCCCAACGGGTGGGGCGCGGCCTCGGCCACTGAGCCGGGGGAGCCCAGCGGTACACGGTTGTGGGGCAGCACTCTTGGCGGCTCGGTCCGGGTTGACTTCCAGGACCGAGCCGTTCATGTTGAAAGTCTGTCGGAAACGGCTCCGGAACCTCGGATCAGACGGAATTGATCGCGGGGCCTGGTGCCGCCTCCCGGATAGCCAACTCAACGTCGTGTCTGGAGTCCGCAGTTCTCCGGATGTGGCGCGCCAGGGTCCCCACTCGCGCAGCAGCGGCGAGCGTACCCGGCGACAGCGGATGGATACCGCTCCCTCATGGGAGGTCTGGTCCAGCCGTTTTTTTGCTGGTTCACTTTGTACACTCACTGCGTCGCTCTGGCGGCGCTGACCGAGAACTATGCCGCGTACGACCCCGCTCGAGCATTACCGCAATATCGGCATCATGGCGCACATCGATGCCGGCAAGACGACGACCACCGAGCGCATCCTCTACTACACGGGGAAGTCGCACAAGATCGGTGAAGTCCACGATGGCGCCGCCACGATGGACTGGATGGAGCAGGAGCAGGAGCGCGGCATTACGATCACGTCGGCCGCGACGACCTGTTTCTGGATGCGTCACGGCCAGTCGCACGAAAAGGGGAACGGCCCCGAGTTCCGGATCAACATCATCGACACGCCGGGGCACGTGGACTTCACCGTCGAGGTGGAGCGTTCGCTGCGCGTGCTCGACGGCGCGGTGACGCTGCTCGATTCGGTGGCCGGTGTTGAGCCACAGACCGAAACGGTGTGGCGTCAGGCCGACCGTTATCGCGTGCCGCGCATGATCTTCTCGAACAAGATGGATCGCGTGGGCGCGAACTTCGATCGCTGCCTCGCCATGATCCGTGACCGCCTGAGCAAGCGCGCGTTCCCGCTGCAGCTGCCGGTCGGTTCGGGTGAGACGTTCACGGGGCACATCGACGTGCTCGAGCGCAAGCAGTACATCTTCCACGACGAGACGATGGGCAAGACGTTCTCGGTGGTCGATGTGCCGGCCGAGTTCCGGGACGCGTGTGAAGCGGCGCGCCACGAGGCCATCGAAGCGGCCGTGGAGCACGACGAAGCGCTGATGGAGAAGTATCTGGCGGGCGAGGAGCTCTCGATGGACGAGATCCGTCGCGCGATTCGTCAGGCGACGATCGCGATGGAGTTCGTGCCGGTGCTTTGTGGGGCCTCGTTCAAGAACAAGGGCGTGCAGGCGCTGCTCGACGCGGTGATCGACTATCTGCCGGCGCCGATCGACGTGCCGGCCATCCAGGGACACCTGCCGCATCACGACGAGACGTTCATCGATGCGCCGATCAAGGACGAGGCGCCGTTCGCGGCGCTGGCGTTCAAGATCGCGACCGACCCGTTTGTGGGGAAGCTGACCTTCTTCCGCGTGTACTCGGGCGTGCTCAACTCGGGCAGCTACGTGTACAACAGCACGAAGGACAAGCGCGAGCGCGTGGGTCGTCTGTTGCAGATGCACGCCAACAAGCGTGAGGAGATCGAAGAGGTGCGCGCTGGCGACATTGCCGCGGCGATCGGTCTCAAGGACACGCGCACGGGCGACACGCTGTGCACGGAAGACAACCCGCTCATCCTCGAGGCCATGAAGTTCCCGGCCCCGGTGATCGACGTGGCGATCGAGCCGAAGACGAAGGCGGACCAGGACAAGCTCGCCATCGCGCTGCAGAAGCTGGCCGAAGAGGATCCGACGTTCCGCGTGCGTTCCGACGCCGAGACGGGGCAGACGATCATTGCCGGCATGGGCGAGCTGCACCTCGAGATCATCGTCGATCGCATGATGCGCGAGTTCAAGGTCGACGCGAACGTGGGGCGCCCGCAGGTGGCCTATCGCGAGACGATCAAGAAGCGCGTCGAGAAGATCGAAGGCAAGTTCATCCGTCAGTCGGGTGGTAAGGGTCAGTTCGGCCACGTGGTCATCAACATGGAGCCGTCCGAGCAGGGGCAGGGCTTTGTGTTCGAGGACAAGATCGTGGGCGGTGTCATTCCGCGCGAATACATCGGCCCCGTGGAAGCGGGCATCAAGGAGGCGCTGGAGAACGGTGTGCTGGCCGGCTACCCGGTGGTGGACATCAAGGTTCAGCTGACCTTCGGCTCGTACCACGAAGTCGACTCGTCGGAAATGGCGTTCAAGATTGCCGGCTCGATGGCGTTCAAGGAGGCGGCCCGTCAGGCCAGCCCCTGCCTGCTGGAGCCGGTGATGAAGGTCGAGGTCGTGAGCCCGGAAGCGTACATGGGCGACGTCCTCGGCGACCTCTCCTCGCGTCGCGGCAAGATCGGCGGCATGACGCAGCGTGGTGAGGCGCAGGTCATCTCGGCCACGGTGCCGCTGGCGGAGATGTTCGGCTACTCGACGCGCCTGCGCAGCATGTCGCAGGGGCGCGCGGTCTACTCGATGGAGTTCTCGCACTACGAAGAAGTGCCGAAGTCGAAGGCCGAAGAGATCATCAGCAAGGTGAAGGCGTAAGCCTCACCCCTCATTCACTACCCAAGCACAGACAGAACCATGGGCAAGGCAAAGTTCGAGCGGAACAAGCCGCACGTGAACGTGGGTACGATCGGCCACGTCGACCACGGCAAGACGACCACGACCGCGGCGCTCACGAAGATCTCGGCGGACAAGGGCTACGGCACCAAGTACGTCGCGTACGACGAAGTCGCCAAGGCGTCGGAGTCGCAGGGGCGTCGTGACAGCACGAAGATCCTCACGATCGCCACGTCGCACGTCGAGTACGAGACGGCGAACCGTCACTACGCGCACGTTGACTGCCCGGGTCACGCCGACTACGTGAAGAACATGATCACGGGTGCCGCGCAGATGGACGGCGCGATCCTGGTGGTCTCGGCGGTGGACGGCCCGATGCCGCAGACGCGTGAGCACATCCTGCTGGCGCGCCAGGTGAACGTGCCGAAGGTCGTGGTGTTCCTCAACAAGTGCGACCTCGTGGAAGACGAAGAGCTCCTCGACCTCGTCGAGCTCGAAGTGCGCGAGCTGCTCTCGAAGTACAACTACGACGGTGACGATGCCCCGGTGATCCGTGGCGCGGCCTACCCGGCGATCCAGGGCGAGCAGAAGTGGATCGACAAGATGCAGGAGCTGTACGACGCGCTCGACAGCTACATCCCGGAGCCGGTGCGTGAAGTCGACAAGCCGTTCCTCCTCCCGGTCGAAGACGTGTTCTCGATCACGGGTCGTGGCACGGTGGCGACGGGTCGTATCGAGCGCGGCATCATCAAGGTCGGCGAAGAAGTGCAGGTCGTGGGCTACAACAGCGAGAAGAAGACGACCGTCACGGGCGTCGAAATGTTCCGCAAGCTGCTCGACGAGGGCCAGGCCGGTGACAACGTCGGTCTCCTCCTCCGCGGCATCGCGAAGGAAGACATCGAGCGCGGCATGGTGCTCGCCAAGCCGAACTCGATCAAGCCGCACACGAAGTTCACGGCCGAGGTGTACGTCCTCACGAAGGAAGAGGGTGGCCGCCATACGCCGTTCTTCAAGGGCTACCGCCCGCAGTTCTACTTCCGCACGACGGACGTGACGGGCAACATCGAGCTCCCCGAGGGGATGGAGATGGTGATGCCGGGCGACAACGTGACGATGACGATCGATCTCATCATTCCGATCGCCATGGAAGAGCAGCTGCGCTTCGCCATCCGCGAGGGTGGCCGTACGGTCGGCGCCGGCGTCGTGACCAAGATCCTCGCCTAACACTGCGAACCGATCGGTTCCGGGTTTTGGGTTCGGGTTCCGAGTACTGAGTGACTCGGAACCCGCAACTCGAACTCACGACCCGCGACTGATTCGTTCCGAACCGAGATACAGATGGCTGGCCGCATTCGCATTCGCCTCAAGGCATTTGACCACGCCGTGATCGACCAGGCTTCGGCGGACATCGTCCGCACGGCCGAGAAGACCGGCGCGTCGGTATCGGGCCCGATCCCGCTGCCCACGAAGACGCAGCGTTGGACGGTGCTCCGTTCGCCGCACGTCGACAAGAAGTCGCGTGAACAGTTCGAACTGAAGACGCACAAGCGCGTGATCGACATCCTCGATTCGCGGGCCGGCACGGTGGACGCGCTGACGAAGCTCGATCTTCCGGCGGGCGTGGACGTCGAAATCAAGGTCGAGTAGTCGACCGGCGGGACGCAGGATGCAGGACGCAGGACGCAGGACGCAGGACAGCGAGAGTTCACGTCGCGGCAGGGCCTCTTCGGGGGCGGCGACGCGTACTGATGGTGCTGCACAGGGCGGCACCATCCACAGTCCAACGGTGATCCATGGGGGATCACCGCGACTCGTACGGAGTGAGTTCATTCATGATCGGCATCATCGGCAAGAAGCTGGGGATGACCCAGCTGTTCAACGAGCAGGGGCAGCAAGTGCCCTGCACCGTGGTGGAGGCCACGCCCAACCCCGTCACGAAGGTGATGACGGCGTCGGAGGCGGGCTTTGCCGCCGTGGAGCTCGGATATGGCGCGCAGCGGACGGCGCGCCCCAACAAGAAGGGTGAGCGCACGCCCAAGGGCGATCGCGCTACGAAGGCGGAGCTGGGCCACGCGAAGAAGGCCGGCCTCGAGGCCGCGCCTGCCGTGCTCAAGAGCTTCCGCCTCGACGACGCGCCGGCGAACGGCGACGTTCCCGCGTACAGCGTGGGCGACGTGATCAAGGTGGACATCTTCACCCCCGGTGAGCGGGTGAAGGTCACCGGCACGTCGAAGGGTCGCGGGTTCCAGGGTGTCGTGAAGCGCCACGGTTTCGGTGGCGGTCCGAACACCCACGGTAACACCAAGCACCGCAAGCCCGGCTCCATTGGCGCGGGCACCGACCCGTCGCGCGTCATCAAGGGCAAGAAGATGCCCGGCCAGTACGGCAACAAGCAGCACACGGCGATCAGCATCCGCGTGGAGAAGGTGGATGCCGAGCGTAACCTCATTTATCTGCGCGGCAGCGTGGCGGGGCCGACGAACGGCATCGTCTTCGTGCGGAAGCAGGGCTGATCATGACGACGGAAACCAAGACCTTCGAGGCGCCGGTGTACTCGGCGCAGGGGAAGCAGGGCGGCATGCGCCAGCTCCCCGAGGGCACGTTCGACGGCATCGTGAACGTGCCGGTCATGCACCAGGCGGTGAAGGCGTACCTCGCCAACCAGCGTCAGGGCACGGCCAAGACCAAGACGCGCGGGGAAGTCACCGGCGGCAACCAGAAGCCGTGGAAGCAGAAGGGCACCGGTCGCGCCCGTCAGGGCTCGACGCGCGCGCCGAACTGGCCGGGCGGTGGCACGGTGTTCGGCCCGCAGCCGCGCAGCTACACGCAGATCGTCCCGAAGCAGGTGCGGCAGCTGGCTCGCAAGAGCGCGCTGAACGCTCGCGCCCGTGAGCAGGCCGTACTCCTCGTTGACGCGCTGTCGTTCAGCGCGCCGAAGACCAAGGCCATGACGCAGCTGCTCGCGTCGCTCGGGGTGGCCGAGAAGAAGGTGCTGCTCCTCACCGACGGCGTGAAGTCGAACGTGTACCTGAGCGCCCGCAACCTCGGTCGCGTGATGGTTCTGCCGTACTCCGACGCCAGCACGTACCACATTCTCTGGTCGGATGTGGTCGTGATCGAGTCGGCCGCGCTCACCCACAACTCCGCGGAGGGCTAAGCGATGAGTCTCTATCGTACCATCGTGCGCCCGATTGTCACGGAGCGCACCTCGGCCGCGTACCAGGATCGCGGCGAGTACACGTTCGAAGTGGCGCCGAGCGCCACGAAGCACGCCATCAAGGCGGCCGTCGAGCAGCTGTTCGGCGTGAAGGTCACTGGCGTGTGGACGTCGAATGCGCGCGGGAAGGCGCGCCGCGTCGGCCAGTCGATCGGTCGCCGCCCCCACACCAAGAAGGCGATCGTGAAGCTGCGTGACGGCGACACCATCGCGATCTTCGAGGGCTGAGACCAATGGGTATCCGTCAGTTCAAGCCGGTCACGAAGGGCACGCGCTTCCGCTCGGTCTCCGATTTCGCCGAGATCACGCGCAGCACGCCCGAGAAGTCGCTGGTCGAGCCGCTCAAGAAGTCGGGCGGGCGCGACAACCACGGCCACATCTCGATGCGGCGCATCGGTGGCGGCCACAAGCGCATGTATCGCGTCATCGATTTCAAGCGCGACAAGCACGGGGTGCCGGCGACCGTCGCGCACATCGAGTACGATCCGAACCGCTCGGCGCGCATCGCGCTGCTCGAGTACGCGGACGGTGAGAAGCGGTATATCCTGCACCCGAAGGGGCTGAAGCAGGGGGATACGGTGGTGTCGGGTCCGGGCAGCGACGTGCGCACGGGCAACGCGATGCCGCTGAAGGAAGTGCCGCTCGGCACGTCGGTGCACAACATCGAGCTGAAGATCGGCAAGGGCGGCCAGATGGCGCGCTCGGCCGGGACCTTCGCCCAGGTCGTGGCGAAGGAAGGCGATTACGTCACGCTGCGCCTGGCCTCCACGGAGATGCGCCTCGTGCACGGCAACTGCGCGGCGACGATCGGTGAAGTGGGCAACGCCGAACACGAGCTGCAGTCGCACGGCAAGGCAGGCAAGAGCCGTTGGCTCGGCAAGCGCCCGAAGGTGCGTGGTGAAGTCATGAACCCGGTGGATCACCCGCATGGTGGCCGCACGCGCGGCGGCCGGAACGTGGTGAGCCCGTGGGGCAAGAAGGAAGGCGTCAAGACGCGCAACAAGAAGAAGGCGTCGACGCGTCTCATCGTGCGCGGCCGCAAGCGCGGCCGGGCCACGCAGTAACCGCCAGGCGAGACGAGAACCGATATGTCGAGAAGCATCAAGAAGGGTCCGTTCGTCAGCGAGCGCCTGGAGGCGAAGGTGGTTGCGATGAACGCCAAGAGCGAGAAGAAGGTCGTGAAGACCTGGTCGCGCGCGAGCACGATTCTGCCGGAGTTCGTGGGGCACACGTTCGCGGTGCACAACGGGAACAAGTTCATCCCGGTGTACGTGACGGAAAACATGGTGGGCCACAAGCTGGGCGAGTTTTCGCCAACGCGTCTGTTCCGCGGTCACGCGGGGCAGAAGACGGACGCGAAGAAGTCCGGCAAGGGAGGCAAGTAATCCATGGCCAAGACCATGAAGGCCGGCATCGAGGCGCGGGCCATCCAGCGCACCACGCGGCAGTCGCCGTACAAGATGCGCCTGGTGATCGACCAGATCCGGGGTCAGCGCGTGAACGACGCGCTGGCACTGCTGAAGTTTTCGAAGAAGCACGCGGCTGAGCAGATCGAGAAGACGCTCAACAGTGCCGTGGCGAACGCGGAACAAGCGGCCCGTGCCGCCAACACGTCGCTCGATGTCGACGCGCTGGTGATCACGAAGGCCATCGTGAACGAGGGGCCGAAGCTCAAGCGTTGGACGCCGGCGGCCATGGG
This genomic stretch from Gemmatimonas sp. harbors:
- a CDS encoding PEP-CTERM sorting domain-containing protein; protein product: MLSPVARAALTVALVGSSASLAGAQTFADLAYNSPTNPSFPTQWNSHLCQWGGQAIGPNYAGSTWTGFAALDLRDYLFSGGQSTQGRCFVNGRSSATGFYQGVSSAESLTGYQQQYAAYNPSATNVVAVGSGTASIQRSTAFTLESMLVGAGWGNVSNLNITGWRSGTQVWFRDFSFLGTGGMTQAFGMAGLIDEIRFAATYDAGAFADPYDSVNEQLGYGIANPTPYRTYFIDNVAVAVPEPASLALVAVGLAGLAGVARRRRVR
- the rplD gene encoding 50S ribosomal protein L4 translates to MTTETKTFEAPVYSAQGKQGGMRQLPEGTFDGIVNVPVMHQAVKAYLANQRQGTAKTKTRGEVTGGNQKPWKQKGTGRARQGSTRAPNWPGGGTVFGPQPRSYTQIVPKQVRQLARKSALNARAREQAVLLVDALSFSAPKTKAMTQLLASLGVAEKKVLLLTDGVKSNVYLSARNLGRVMVLPYSDASTYHILWSDVVVIESAALTHNSAEG
- the rplC gene encoding 50S ribosomal protein L3; the encoded protein is MIGIIGKKLGMTQLFNEQGQQVPCTVVEATPNPVTKVMTASEAGFAAVELGYGAQRTARPNKKGERTPKGDRATKAELGHAKKAGLEAAPAVLKSFRLDDAPANGDVPAYSVGDVIKVDIFTPGERVKVTGTSKGRGFQGVVKRHGFGGGPNTHGNTKHRKPGSIGAGTDPSRVIKGKKMPGQYGNKQHTAISIRVEKVDAERNLIYLRGSVAGPTNGIVFVRKQG
- the rplB gene encoding 50S ribosomal protein L2, producing MGIRQFKPVTKGTRFRSVSDFAEITRSTPEKSLVEPLKKSGGRDNHGHISMRRIGGGHKRMYRVIDFKRDKHGVPATVAHIEYDPNRSARIALLEYADGEKRYILHPKGLKQGDTVVSGPGSDVRTGNAMPLKEVPLGTSVHNIELKIGKGGQMARSAGTFAQVVAKEGDYVTLRLASTEMRLVHGNCAATIGEVGNAEHELQSHGKAGKSRWLGKRPKVRGEVMNPVDHPHGGRTRGGRNVVSPWGKKEGVKTRNKKKASTRLIVRGRKRGRATQ
- the tuf gene encoding elongation factor Tu, with protein sequence MGKAKFERNKPHVNVGTIGHVDHGKTTTTAALTKISADKGYGTKYVAYDEVAKASESQGRRDSTKILTIATSHVEYETANRHYAHVDCPGHADYVKNMITGAAQMDGAILVVSAVDGPMPQTREHILLARQVNVPKVVVFLNKCDLVEDEELLDLVELEVRELLSKYNYDGDDAPVIRGAAYPAIQGEQKWIDKMQELYDALDSYIPEPVREVDKPFLLPVEDVFSITGRGTVATGRIERGIIKVGEEVQVVGYNSEKKTTVTGVEMFRKLLDEGQAGDNVGLLLRGIAKEDIERGMVLAKPNSIKPHTKFTAEVYVLTKEEGGRHTPFFKGYRPQFYFRTTDVTGNIELPEGMEMVMPGDNVTMTIDLIIPIAMEEQLRFAIREGGRTVGAGVVTKILA
- the rpsJ gene encoding 30S ribosomal protein S10; translated protein: MAGRIRIRLKAFDHAVIDQASADIVRTAEKTGASVSGPIPLPTKTQRWTVLRSPHVDKKSREQFELKTHKRVIDILDSRAGTVDALTKLDLPAGVDVEIKVE
- a CDS encoding 50S ribosomal protein L23, with protein sequence MSLYRTIVRPIVTERTSAAYQDRGEYTFEVAPSATKHAIKAAVEQLFGVKVTGVWTSNARGKARRVGQSIGRRPHTKKAIVKLRDGDTIAIFEG
- the rplV gene encoding 50S ribosomal protein L22 produces the protein MEARAIQRTTRQSPYKMRLVIDQIRGQRVNDALALLKFSKKHAAEQIEKTLNSAVANAEQAARAANTSLDVDALVITKAIVNEGPKLKRWTPAAMGRATPMLKRTSHVEIVVTEAVR
- the wecB gene encoding UDP-N-acetylglucosamine 2-epimerase (non-hydrolyzing), which codes for MSRPQWLTPLRGVPVVPGTPSVAVVVGTRPEVIKMAPVVRALRSAESRVACTVVSTGQHRDLLARAFHDVGMAPDIELGLMTDNQSPSGFVARCIAALDEVLAQCGPQAVLVQGDTSSACAGAMAATWRAIPVGHVEAGLRSFNFQEPFPEEFHRRVVGVAAQWHFAPTPESRDNLLREGVPVHRIFVTGNTIVDAVRQMDVSRAFENPAIDRIPPGRLALVTAHRRENQGESMRDIARAVKRLVAAVADLQVVLPLHPNPNVRGLLEQELVGVERVHLLEPLSYPDLLKVLCASTIILSDSGGLQEEAPSVGRPILILRDRTERPEVVQVGAGILVGTDPDLIVKEALAILCDPVVYERMVTVPNPFGDGRASWRIAEILASSLVDEVESPSISMVL
- the rpsS gene encoding 30S ribosomal protein S19, with amino-acid sequence MSRSIKKGPFVSERLEAKVVAMNAKSEKKVVKTWSRASTILPEFVGHTFAVHNGNKFIPVYVTENMVGHKLGEFSPTRLFRGHAGQKTDAKKSGKGGK
- the fusA gene encoding elongation factor G → MPRTTPLEHYRNIGIMAHIDAGKTTTTERILYYTGKSHKIGEVHDGAATMDWMEQEQERGITITSAATTCFWMRHGQSHEKGNGPEFRINIIDTPGHVDFTVEVERSLRVLDGAVTLLDSVAGVEPQTETVWRQADRYRVPRMIFSNKMDRVGANFDRCLAMIRDRLSKRAFPLQLPVGSGETFTGHIDVLERKQYIFHDETMGKTFSVVDVPAEFRDACEAARHEAIEAAVEHDEALMEKYLAGEELSMDEIRRAIRQATIAMEFVPVLCGASFKNKGVQALLDAVIDYLPAPIDVPAIQGHLPHHDETFIDAPIKDEAPFAALAFKIATDPFVGKLTFFRVYSGVLNSGSYVYNSTKDKRERVGRLLQMHANKREEIEEVRAGDIAAAIGLKDTRTGDTLCTEDNPLILEAMKFPAPVIDVAIEPKTKADQDKLAIALQKLAEEDPTFRVRSDAETGQTIIAGMGELHLEIIVDRMMREFKVDANVGRPQVAYRETIKKRVEKIEGKFIRQSGGKGQFGHVVINMEPSEQGQGFVFEDKIVGGVIPREYIGPVEAGIKEALENGVLAGYPVVDIKVQLTFGSYHEVDSSEMAFKIAGSMAFKEAARQASPCLLEPVMKVEVVSPEAYMGDVLGDLSSRRGKIGGMTQRGEAQVISATVPLAEMFGYSTRLRSMSQGRAVYSMEFSHYEEVPKSKAEEIISKVKA